In Syntrophomonas wolfei subsp. wolfei str. Goettingen G311, a single window of DNA contains:
- a CDS encoding ABC transporter permease, translating to MAKNNQGDSIIVRIGNPQDLILGIPAVYYIVEYRGRESFMQCPRYATLLKNKIIWKGRGNKSPLSFDVLIDRIMLFLVVGSLLLFILYPIFMVISTSVYQRGVFSLDNYRDLLSPGNLKLIKNSLFVSTLSSVLGTFLALCIALYTFLQKERIGALIYRLLMITLISPPFVSALALIMLFGRRGLITYNLLGLSINPYGWQGIVLLQTLGLISLAAIMLISALNAIDKRLILASRDLGASAIQTLHRVILPSIYPAILSVLFLLFTINMADFGTPIIIGGKFKVLATEAYMTVFSAADLGKAAAMSVLLIPPAIIAFYFYRRNLEKNNFLADGVKALGGEGLNFRLPLFIRIALGIITGLFFFLMLLKYGNILLSAVTINDSGKLTFTWKHIEAFQFAYLPAVYRSLRMAVIAGILASVIGILLSYYTHRRQLPLMKPIEFIASLPYIIPGIFFGLGYIVGFNNHPLLLTGTTAILVLNCTFRHISVGNKAANAAFENLDRRLEMAARDLGASPVRILTTVIFPLLKSTFLLSFINTFTACMTTVGAIIFLVSPRNVVASVLMFKDITNGQYGLGAVIASVLIIVTVAVNLAAIKYLGREGGKQYVA from the coding sequence TTGGCGAAAAATAATCAGGGAGATTCCATTATTGTCAGGATAGGAAATCCGCAGGATTTGATTTTGGGGATACCGGCTGTTTATTATATTGTGGAGTACAGGGGAAGAGAATCATTCATGCAATGTCCAAGGTATGCGACGTTACTGAAAAATAAAATCATATGGAAGGGAAGAGGGAATAAAAGCCCTCTTTCCTTCGATGTATTAATCGATAGGATTATGCTTTTTCTGGTAGTAGGGAGTCTGCTCCTCTTTATCCTGTATCCTATTTTCATGGTAATTTCCACCAGTGTTTATCAGCGTGGTGTTTTTTCGCTCGATAATTACCGGGATTTATTAAGTCCGGGGAATTTGAAATTAATCAAGAACAGTCTTTTCGTTTCCACATTATCCTCGGTACTGGGGACTTTTTTGGCGCTATGTATTGCTCTTTATACCTTCCTGCAAAAAGAAAGGATAGGAGCATTAATTTATCGTCTCTTGATGATCACCTTGATTTCCCCTCCTTTTGTGTCAGCTCTGGCACTTATAATGCTGTTTGGCCGGAGGGGGCTTATAACTTACAATCTTTTAGGATTAAGTATTAATCCTTATGGATGGCAGGGAATTGTTCTTCTCCAAACCCTGGGTTTGATTTCTCTGGCTGCAATTATGTTGATATCTGCCTTGAACGCAATTGACAAACGCTTGATTCTGGCCTCCAGAGACCTTGGTGCAAGTGCGATTCAAACACTGCATAGGGTTATTCTTCCATCTATCTATCCCGCTATCTTGTCGGTTTTATTTCTGCTGTTTACGATAAATATGGCGGATTTCGGGACACCTATTATTATTGGCGGAAAATTCAAGGTTCTGGCCACTGAAGCCTACATGACGGTTTTTTCCGCAGCAGATTTGGGCAAGGCAGCAGCCATGTCGGTACTGTTGATCCCGCCGGCTATTATTGCCTTCTATTTTTATCGCAGAAATCTGGAGAAAAACAATTTCCTGGCAGATGGAGTAAAAGCTCTGGGAGGAGAAGGCCTGAATTTTAGATTACCGCTTTTTATCAGGATTGCTCTGGGAATAATAACCGGCCTGTTCTTTTTCCTCATGTTGTTAAAATATGGAAATATCTTATTATCAGCAGTAACCATAAATGATTCTGGGAAATTGACCTTTACCTGGAAACATATCGAAGCATTCCAATTTGCTTATTTGCCAGCGGTTTATCGCAGTTTGCGCATGGCGGTTATAGCAGGAATACTGGCTTCTGTTATTGGAATTCTTTTGTCCTATTACACTCACAGGCGGCAACTGCCGCTGATGAAACCCATAGAATTTATCGCTTCTTTGCCCTATATAATACCAGGAATATTTTTTGGCCTGGGTTATATTGTTGGATTTAATAATCATCCCCTGTTGTTGACTGGAACAACCGCTATTCTGGTGCTTAACTGTACCTTCAGGCATATATCGGTAGGAAATAAGGCAGCCAATGCAGCTTTCGAGAATCTCGACCGGCGCCTGGAAATGGCTGCCCGAGATTTAGGGGCTTCGCCGGTAAGAATTTTAACCACGGTTATTTTCCCGCTGCTCAAATCAACCTTCCTGCTAAGTTTTATCAATACCTTTACCGCTTGTATGACCACGGTGGGGGCCATTATTTTCCTGGTTTCACCCCGAAATGTAGTTGCCAGTGTATTGATGTTTAAAGATATAACTAATGGACAATACGGTTTAGGTGCTGTTATAGCCAGTGTTCTTATTATTGTTACGGTAGCGGTTAATTTAGCAGCCATAAAATATCTGGGCCGGGAAGGGGGGAAACAATATGTTGCTTGA
- a CDS encoding ABC transporter substrate-binding protein, with translation MMKNWKPLILAMILVMALALTACGKTEPAEQGKTDEKPFAGTTLELLVAYGGADKSFDAFTEATGIKIEWLEMSTGSALAKLQAEDGKTTADIWFGGGVDSYLNARDLGYLEAYKSPELSAIDPQYVDKDGYFSGLALVPAGFIVNEDILKEKGLEAPKTWEDLADPKYRGEISMPNPAISGTSYAIVSGLIQAWGEERAWKYFEALDSNIDFYAKGGGEPLEKVGAGEFAVGVVAITGGTFNVGETRPTRVVYPQDLIPWTPAPIAIFKNTENLDAAKALIDWYLSYDGQNILREADARIMARSDVDAPEIMSGLDKSKLVKFDLERMGKERVVILEKWKDLVGEK, from the coding sequence ATGATGAAAAATTGGAAGCCGTTAATACTGGCAATGATCCTGGTAATGGCTCTTGCCCTGACCGCGTGCGGCAAGACCGAGCCCGCAGAGCAGGGAAAAACGGATGAAAAACCTTTTGCCGGAACAACCCTGGAATTATTGGTAGCCTATGGGGGAGCAGACAAGTCGTTTGATGCCTTTACAGAAGCCACCGGTATCAAGATAGAGTGGCTGGAGATGTCAACCGGTTCTGCTTTGGCCAAGCTGCAGGCTGAAGATGGAAAAACTACTGCAGACATTTGGTTTGGCGGCGGGGTAGACAGCTATCTTAATGCCAGGGATTTAGGATATCTGGAAGCATATAAATCACCTGAACTTTCCGCGATTGATCCGCAATATGTGGATAAAGATGGCTATTTTTCAGGTTTAGCCCTTGTTCCAGCTGGTTTTATTGTTAACGAAGATATTCTAAAAGAAAAGGGCCTGGAAGCACCCAAGACCTGGGAGGACCTGGCTGATCCTAAATATCGCGGCGAAATAAGCATGCCCAATCCAGCTATTTCAGGTACCAGCTACGCTATTGTAAGCGGCTTGATTCAAGCCTGGGGTGAAGAAAGAGCTTGGAAGTATTTCGAAGCATTGGACAGTAATATTGATTTTTATGCCAAAGGCGGCGGGGAACCTCTTGAAAAGGTAGGGGCGGGCGAATTCGCCGTTGGTGTTGTAGCCATTACTGGCGGAACCTTCAATGTGGGAGAAACCAGACCAACCAGGGTGGTATATCCGCAAGATTTAATTCCCTGGACACCGGCACCTATTGCTATATTTAAAAATACGGAAAATCTCGATGCTGCCAAGGCTCTTATCGACTGGTATCTTTCCTATGACGGACAAAATATTTTAAGGGAAGCCGATGCCAGAATAATGGCCAGAAGTGATGTGGATGCACCTGAAATCATGAGCGGTTTGGATAAAAGCAAACTGGTTAAATTTGATCTGGAGCGTATGGGAAAAGAACGAGTAGTAATTCTGGAAAAATGGAAAGACCTGGTTGGCGAAAAATAA
- a CDS encoding ABC transporter permease: protein MQSRQSFIFKLFYILISLTIIYFVLLPIVSVFVYGLLSGSGTDLSNQILPRIWKYMKNSLQVALFVTVIATSFGLLASITLWRVNFWGRKLMQVLVLMPLISPPFVGTVAFIMLFGKRGLITHSLLGLEISPYGFHGIVTMQSIGLATLAYLLISSAIRKTDVSPEEAARNLGAPEKKVFLTITLPLMIPEITVAAMLVFLTSMADFATPIIIGGAYQTLASDLYIQITGLYNVQMASITGIFLFIPCFAAFFIQRHYSGKNLVYSQYVSPERIEYQQVKPVVKFMLIGLSSLFVIFVVFQYAFIVIGAFTEHWGYNYAFSLRHLENILSKNLASFVNSVKLAVTVGFISSLLGVLLAYIIKTKDYPLTRQLDLVVTLPAATPGILLGIGYLVTFRYPLLGIGKYVLPGFEPVILLGTGIIIYLICIYRYIYIGMKAGYALMEHVNPNLELAAINLGASERRVFFDIMFPLLKPAFNAAFLKNFTSTMTTLGAIVFLLLPKNKVAVQQIFQIMTSSEIGAAAMMALLLSLLSLVFLAAFQLLLNYEEIFKRLREGRQWVSSLRK from the coding sequence ATGCAAAGCAGGCAAAGTTTTATATTCAAGCTTTTTTATATATTGATATCGCTTACTATCATCTATTTCGTACTATTGCCCATAGTAAGTGTGTTTGTTTATGGACTGTTATCGGGCAGCGGTACTGATTTGTCCAATCAAATACTACCACGGATATGGAAATATATGAAGAATAGCCTGCAGGTGGCCTTGTTTGTAACGGTAATTGCGACTTCATTCGGTCTGCTGGCATCTATTACTTTATGGCGCGTGAATTTCTGGGGCCGTAAGCTGATGCAGGTATTAGTGCTTATGCCCTTGATCAGCCCGCCCTTTGTAGGAACGGTGGCCTTTATCATGTTATTTGGCAAAAGGGGCCTTATTACTCATTCACTCCTGGGCCTGGAGATTAGCCCCTATGGGTTCCATGGGATTGTAACCATGCAATCCATCGGACTGGCTACTTTGGCTTATTTGCTTATATCCAGTGCAATCAGGAAAACGGATGTTTCCCCGGAAGAAGCTGCAAGGAATCTGGGGGCACCGGAAAAGAAGGTTTTTTTGACTATAACCTTGCCGTTAATGATACCTGAAATAACCGTAGCAGCCATGCTGGTTTTTTTGACTTCAATGGCGGATTTTGCAACGCCGATAATTATTGGGGGCGCCTACCAAACTCTGGCCTCGGATTTATATATTCAGATTACCGGCTTGTATAATGTGCAGATGGCTTCAATTACCGGCATCTTTCTCTTTATTCCCTGTTTTGCCGCTTTTTTTATTCAGCGTCATTATTCCGGTAAAAATCTGGTCTACAGCCAGTACGTTTCTCCTGAAAGGATCGAATACCAGCAGGTGAAACCGGTTGTGAAATTCATGCTGATCGGATTAAGCAGTCTGTTTGTTATATTTGTGGTTTTTCAATATGCATTTATTGTTATAGGTGCATTTACCGAACATTGGGGCTACAATTATGCCTTTAGCCTGCGGCATTTGGAGAATATTCTAAGCAAAAACCTGGCTTCATTTGTTAATAGTGTTAAATTGGCGGTTACAGTCGGTTTTATTTCCTCTTTGTTGGGAGTTTTGCTGGCTTATATTATAAAAACGAAGGATTATCCCCTGACCAGGCAGCTCGATTTGGTGGTAACTTTACCGGCTGCTACGCCAGGAATACTGCTGGGTATCGGTTATCTGGTGACTTTCAGATATCCCCTGCTGGGTATCGGCAAATATGTTTTACCCGGCTTTGAACCGGTAATTCTGCTTGGTACCGGCATTATAATTTATTTAATTTGTATTTACCGCTACATATATATTGGGATGAAAGCAGGCTACGCTTTGATGGAACATGTAAATCCCAATCTGGAACTGGCCGCGATTAATCTGGGCGCGAGTGAGCGCAGAGTCTTTTTCGATATCATGTTCCCCCTGCTGAAACCGGCATTTAATGCCGCCTTTTTGAAAAATTTCACTTCCACCATGACAACATTGGGGGCAATCGTTTTTTTGTTATTGCCCAAGAATAAAGTAGCGGTGCAGCAAATCTTTCAAATAATGACCAGCAGTGAAATCGGTGCAGCCGCCATGATGGCCTTATTGCTTTCATTGCTGTCACTTGTTTTCCTGGCTGCATTTCAACTGCTCCTTAATTATGAAGAGATATTCAAACGTTTAAGGGAGGGCCGGCAATGGGTATCGAGCTTAAGGAAATAA
- a CDS encoding type II toxin-antitoxin system VapC family toxin, with protein sequence MSKSYIFDSYAVLSYLQDEPCADEIFALLRQAQDEKIKLYMTWINVGEVYYRVWREYGKIEAERVLDILSAWPLEILVADSELTIAAAAVKAQNKLAYADAFAIGAAILKQAELVTGDPEIKMASQKLGFILYWIDNQKGL encoded by the coding sequence ATGAGTAAGAGTTATATCTTCGATTCTTATGCTGTACTGTCTTATCTGCAGGATGAACCTTGCGCAGATGAAATTTTCGCATTATTGCGGCAGGCTCAGGATGAAAAGATCAAGCTTTACATGACCTGGATTAATGTTGGGGAAGTGTATTATCGGGTATGGCGAGAATATGGAAAAATAGAAGCCGAGCGTGTTTTGGATATTCTCTCTGCTTGGCCGCTTGAGATACTTGTTGCCGATTCTGAGTTAACTATAGCGGCCGCTGCTGTTAAGGCGCAAAATAAACTTGCATATGCGGATGCCTTTGCGATAGGAGCTGCCATATTAAAACAAGCTGAACTGGTCACGGGTGACCCTGAAATAAAGATGGCCAGTCAAAAACTAGGTTTCATTTTATACTGGATAGATAACCAAAAAGGATTATAG
- a CDS encoding PHP domain-containing protein, giving the protein MIIDTHIHAYPTSDDSKMTLEEIVAQARIIGLDGICITDHDSNEIMARAHEYRKQMGYPIFVGAEVFTWEGDVIVFGLERLPEERVSARYLLDLVNKANGVAISAHPFRQNNRGMGNSIREHKDLHGVEAFNGSTDHANNMKACDLAMELGIPVFGASDAHNTEALGKFATVFPNGLKDEKDLIEAIKMGKVYPVAYNHSADAKWTVIPPIG; this is encoded by the coding sequence ATGATTATTGATACCCATATTCACGCCTATCCAACTTCGGACGATAGTAAGATGACATTGGAGGAAATCGTTGCCCAGGCCAGGATTATTGGTCTGGATGGCATCTGCATAACCGATCATGATAGCAATGAAATTATGGCCAGGGCGCATGAGTACAGGAAACAGATGGGTTATCCAATCTTTGTTGGTGCGGAGGTTTTTACCTGGGAAGGTGATGTGATTGTATTTGGTCTGGAACGCCTTCCCGAAGAAAGAGTATCGGCCCGTTATCTGCTGGATTTGGTTAATAAAGCAAATGGCGTAGCGATAAGTGCTCATCCGTTCAGACAGAACAACCGGGGTATGGGCAATTCTATCCGGGAACATAAAGACCTTCATGGGGTTGAAGCCTTTAATGGTAGTACCGACCATGCCAACAATATGAAAGCCTGTGATTTGGCCATGGAACTGGGCATCCCGGTTTTTGGAGCCAGTGATGCTCATAACACGGAGGCACTGGGCAAGTTTGCCACCGTATTCCCGAACGGACTAAAAGATGAAAAAGATTTGATTGAGGCTATCAAAATGGGCAAAGTATATCCTGTAGCCTATAACCATTCCGCGGATGCGAAATGGACAGTTATCCCGCCAATTGGATAG
- a CDS encoding ABC transporter substrate-binding protein — translation MSLVLVFSLAGCGAKTDTNKDNGDVKSTAYVGQDWSSEYYDESMKGTTLNLYGVTDIVRPIVDVFQEDTGIKVEHLTMQNGEILQRLENEGKSGVSIADLWFTGGADTFINAAQKDLLLPYKSPSGEVLDVAMKDADGYWHGTSLTIVNWVVNKDLIAQKGLKMPETWDDLLQSGLKGEVSMPNPASSGTAYNVVTAMLEVKGEDGGWKYLDKLIDQVPFFTPRGSDPANLVVQGEAIVGINASNGDRDLEANNPHVALVYPTDGTGWWPQPVAIVKGTKNEDAAKVFIDWILSKRGMETIAKERNAAVARTDVERPEGIIDINTIKLFATDFKANAENRDIILAKWSEYVTAAGK, via the coding sequence TTGTCATTGGTTTTGGTATTTAGTCTGGCTGGTTGTGGAGCCAAAACAGATACAAATAAAGATAATGGTGATGTTAAATCGACTGCTTATGTGGGACAGGATTGGTCATCCGAATATTATGATGAGTCAATGAAGGGAACGACTTTAAATCTTTATGGTGTAACCGATATTGTAAGACCAATTGTTGATGTTTTTCAGGAAGATACCGGTATAAAAGTTGAACATCTTACGATGCAAAATGGAGAGATTCTGCAGAGATTGGAGAACGAAGGCAAATCAGGTGTTTCCATTGCTGATTTGTGGTTTACAGGTGGCGCGGATACATTTATCAATGCAGCCCAGAAAGACCTCTTGCTTCCTTATAAATCTCCCAGCGGAGAAGTTCTGGATGTTGCCATGAAAGATGCTGATGGATACTGGCATGGTACCTCCCTTACTATCGTTAACTGGGTAGTTAATAAAGATCTGATTGCTCAAAAAGGCTTGAAAATGCCGGAAACCTGGGATGATTTGCTGCAGTCTGGCCTGAAAGGTGAAGTATCCATGCCCAATCCCGCTTCTTCAGGTACGGCTTATAATGTGGTTACCGCCATGCTGGAGGTTAAAGGAGAAGACGGGGGATGGAAATATCTGGACAAACTGATTGACCAGGTTCCATTCTTTACCCCGCGCGGCAGTGATCCCGCGAATCTAGTGGTACAGGGAGAAGCAATAGTAGGGATAAATGCCAGCAATGGAGATAGAGACCTGGAAGCAAATAATCCTCATGTTGCCCTGGTATATCCCACAGACGGAACAGGTTGGTGGCCGCAGCCGGTAGCTATTGTTAAAGGTACCAAGAACGAAGATGCGGCTAAAGTGTTTATTGACTGGATACTTTCCAAAAGAGGCATGGAAACCATTGCTAAAGAAAGAAATGCAGCCGTAGCCAGAACCGATGTGGAGCGACCGGAAGGTATTATTGATATCAATACCATTAAGCTTTTTGCGACAGATTTTAAAGCAAATGCTGAAAATAGGGACATTATACTGGCCAAGTGGTCTGAATACGTCACTGCAGCCGGTAAATAG
- a CDS encoding AbrB/MazE/SpoVT family DNA-binding domain-containing protein: MLTVMGAIKVTQKGQVVIPAEFRKKYGIKAPGHVLLAEREGHLVIMPMPDDPVAGARGMLKPKQPLAVSYAAFKKEEMMLEGEENE, encoded by the coding sequence ATGTTAACGGTTATGGGAGCTATAAAGGTAACTCAGAAAGGGCAGGTTGTTATTCCGGCTGAGTTTCGTAAAAAATACGGTATCAAAGCACCTGGCCATGTTTTGCTTGCAGAACGGGAAGGGCACCTCGTAATTATGCCTATGCCGGATGATCCCGTTGCGGGAGCCAGGGGGATGCTGAAGCCGAAACAGCCCCTTGCAGTAAGCTATGCAGCCTTCAAAAAAGAGGAAATGATGCTGGAAGGTGAAGAGAATGAGTAA
- a CDS encoding ABC transporter ATP-binding protein, whose product MGIELKEITQKYGDLIAVNNANLFIEDGEMIALLGPSGCGKTTLLKTIAGLLPLHQGSILSNEKDISNLPPQARNAAMVFQNYALFPHMTVAENVAYGLKINKCALSLIKKKVEEILDIVELPGLNQRKISELSGGQQQRVALARALVIEPAMLLFDEPLSNLDQNLRVSMRRMIRKIQQEYRITSIYVTHDQEEAMSISDRIVVMKDGVIQQIGLPGEVYLNPRNRFVAEFMGTANLLELNEDDEIIQLLECGKWASSRDNCPGGESNNRQKRYLLFRPEDVEVGAEGNFEGTVIWHETIGSVTRVSIDFAGNEIIAEIRNYYKSGINCTIGEKIRFNIDLAGDGHIVPD is encoded by the coding sequence ATGGGTATCGAGCTTAAGGAAATAACTCAGAAATACGGTGATTTAATCGCAGTCAATAATGCCAATTTATTTATTGAAGATGGGGAAATGATTGCTCTCCTGGGACCTTCCGGGTGTGGCAAAACAACTTTGCTGAAAACAATTGCCGGGCTGCTTCCATTGCATCAGGGGTCAATCTTGTCCAATGAGAAGGATATAAGCAATCTGCCGCCTCAGGCCAGAAATGCAGCTATGGTTTTTCAAAACTACGCTTTATTTCCGCATATGACAGTAGCAGAAAATGTTGCTTACGGGCTCAAAATAAACAAATGCGCACTATCACTAATTAAAAAAAAGGTTGAAGAAATACTGGATATAGTTGAGCTGCCGGGATTAAATCAACGAAAAATCAGTGAGTTAAGCGGGGGGCAGCAACAACGAGTTGCTTTAGCCCGAGCCCTGGTTATTGAGCCTGCCATGCTGCTGTTTGATGAGCCGTTAAGCAATCTGGATCAGAATTTACGGGTTTCAATGCGGCGAATGATACGCAAGATTCAACAGGAATACAGAATTACCAGTATATACGTTACCCATGATCAAGAAGAAGCCATGTCCATTTCAGACCGAATTGTGGTAATGAAAGATGGTGTTATCCAGCAAATAGGCCTGCCCGGTGAAGTCTATCTGAACCCCCGGAACAGATTTGTGGCGGAATTTATGGGAACGGCCAACCTTTTGGAATTGAATGAAGACGATGAAATTATTCAGCTGCTGGAATGCGGAAAGTGGGCAAGTTCCAGAGATAATTGTCCGGGTGGTGAGTCAAATAACAGGCAAAAGCGCTATCTGCTGTTCAGGCCGGAAGATGTTGAAGTTGGCGCAGAGGGCAATTTCGAAGGGACTGTCATCTGGCATGAAACGATCGGCTCCGTAACCAGGGTAAGCATAGATTTTGCAGGCAACGAAATCATTGCCGAAATCAGAAATTACTATAAAAGCGGCATCAATTGCACAATCGGAGAAAAAATCCGTTTTAATATCGATTTAGCTGGTGACGGCCACATTGTCCCGGATTAG
- a CDS encoding ABC transporter ATP-binding protein, translating into MLLELKGITKLFDKDNGVRDFNLTVAEGEFITLLGPSGCGKTTTLNLIGGFLQPDRGGIWIEGRDITHLPPEKRPVSTVFQSYALFPHLNVLENVAYGIRFYRKEKKKQALSLAREYINIVRLGGYEKSKIGNLSGGQQQRVALARAMATNPRIMLLDEPLSNLDASLRHSLREELKSLQRQLGITMIFVTHDQSEALSLSDRIVVMDKGYAIQIGTPREIYFYPISDYVAGFIGKSNILTRAGETIMVRPEDIKMAKNAQGDYTISSITFMGQHTEYIISAEDTTLEVVALGKENSKFMQGDRVNVTITHQLGQTGQGDRFFVP; encoded by the coding sequence ATGTTGCTTGAACTCAAAGGAATAACCAAATTATTTGATAAAGACAATGGCGTAAGGGATTTTAATTTAACGGTAGCGGAAGGAGAATTTATCACCCTATTAGGACCATCAGGTTGTGGAAAAACCACCACCCTGAATCTTATCGGAGGTTTTCTGCAGCCAGACCGAGGAGGAATCTGGATCGAAGGGAGAGATATTACTCATTTGCCGCCGGAGAAGCGGCCTGTTTCCACCGTGTTTCAAAGCTATGCCCTTTTTCCTCACCTGAATGTGCTGGAAAACGTGGCCTATGGAATTCGTTTTTATAGAAAAGAAAAAAAGAAACAGGCATTAAGTCTGGCCCGGGAGTATATAAACATTGTTCGGCTGGGGGGATATGAAAAAAGCAAAATTGGCAATCTCAGCGGCGGTCAGCAGCAGCGAGTAGCCCTGGCCAGGGCGATGGCTACGAATCCCAGGATAATGCTGTTGGATGAGCCATTAAGTAATTTGGATGCCAGTTTACGTCATAGTCTCCGCGAAGAGTTAAAAAGTTTGCAGCGGCAATTAGGTATTACGATGATTTTCGTAACACACGACCAATCTGAAGCATTAAGTCTTTCGGATAGAATAGTCGTAATGGATAAAGGATATGCCATCCAGATTGGAACCCCGCGGGAGATATATTTCTACCCCATAAGTGATTATGTGGCCGGTTTTATAGGAAAATCGAACATTTTAACCCGGGCAGGGGAAACTATTATGGTTCGACCGGAAGATATTAAAATGGCAAAAAATGCTCAAGGCGATTATACCATATCATCTATTACCTTCATGGGTCAACATACCGAATACATCATTTCCGCTGAAGATACCACCCTGGAGGTAGTTGCCCTGGGTAAAGAAAACAGTAAATTCATGCAGGGCGATCGCGTCAATGTGACCATCACCCATCAGTTAGGACAAACGGGACAGGGGGACAGGTTTTTTGTACCATAA